A stretch of Cupriavidus necator DNA encodes these proteins:
- the tssM gene encoding type VI secretion system membrane subunit TssM produces MEFLKRIGAVLFSRQTLALIAVLMVAAAIWFIGPLLGFSSMHPLAGIGARVTLMVLLLATTLFWLLGWPVSTTGLAALCLLIWHAGPLLAIGASHPLEPSSVRILLIAAIVLVFVGYVLYLLWQRARTDKTFVESLLNFGGKREEVVAKDEIARLNTAVQTALRQLKGMRSGSRVGRLFEGRRYLYELPWYMMVGVPGAGKTTALLNAGLQFPIAGQMSAAARARDGTEQADWWFTNEAVLIDTAGRYTAQEAGSAIDPAEWKGFLGLLRKYRARAPINGALVTISVEDLLWHSKEERVIEAARIRARLAELREELGIQFPVYVLVTKVDQLAGFTDYCQYLTSEGRAQPLGFTFPVAGKRRRGQPAIDVVAQCREEMWALVERLEAGQVGRLYEEFDLARRRALYALSDEFASVTEPLVAMLEQVFLDSRYDDTERNSMLRGVYFTSAAQTGEAIVADASTVIRRVRGNGKSGAQDAAVAEKSTGNRSYFLQDVFKRIIVPEAHLVKPNLRWEFRFRLLRLFGHALVLVISLWLAGALYTSFGDNRSYLAVVQEKAKALAATVTAFYKKPQPDAMPEVLGAARDLPAYAGLDLVNPSADWRYGLYSVVPVLGAATLTHTRLQDNLLVPYLVRRVEAVLSTAVSQRDAKQAYDTLRVYLMLHDKDKFNASDVRSWVRSDWATGNGADAFGGRVAVLEHLDSLLDGSRPVLSPYAKNEALIRSARDFLDSDTSVERLYDRAKAAMMEEAPQDFTLVRAVGPQAGTVFTRASGEPLERGIPGLFTYAGYHDLFNVRLPEFVARAQAVDIWVMGRGTGPGAQKKTADNAVGRLTGNDPLTREIRRLYLSEYARNWEKFLGDIRTVTGSNLAFDLEILRNFAAPDSPLARLGRAAVQETTLSRTLEPEEKSLAEKALSALDKKADKASALSVRAEARQERELVDNRFAALREVVTGQADAAAPGARDTAGKPQLDTIAGIVNAYYTSLVVANNALSTRNLPPPADAGEQLRMEAAKLPAPFKAVLTDLVVQGARDVNKGVGDILIAQMDAVIGESCRGAIDGKYPFTPTSMQDVDPEDFARVFAAGGVLDDFFQKVLAPHVDTTISPWRYKLTAPDVPPVAGPSLVPFQRAREIREVFFRDPGAKKMAWKVDLKVVELDPEIVELNMDFDGQSQRYVHGPVIPLKVTWPGPRGGQGAEITASPRIRPDTSTLAANGPWALMRVIAKGRLAGSASASHFMAEYDFDGRRAKLDINTGSLANPWTTGLLQGFQCPGRSG; encoded by the coding sequence ATGGAATTTCTGAAACGTATCGGCGCTGTGCTGTTCTCCCGGCAGACGCTCGCGCTCATTGCCGTGCTCATGGTCGCGGCAGCTATCTGGTTCATCGGGCCGCTGCTCGGGTTCAGTAGCATGCATCCGCTGGCGGGCATCGGCGCGCGCGTCACGCTCATGGTGCTGTTGCTGGCAACGACGCTGTTCTGGTTGCTTGGCTGGCCGGTCTCCACGACAGGCCTCGCCGCGCTGTGTCTGCTGATCTGGCATGCGGGGCCGTTGCTTGCGATTGGCGCCAGCCATCCGCTGGAGCCGAGCTCAGTCCGCATTCTGCTGATCGCGGCGATTGTGCTCGTGTTCGTCGGCTATGTGTTGTACCTGCTTTGGCAGCGCGCACGCACGGACAAGACTTTTGTCGAGAGCCTGCTGAACTTTGGCGGGAAGCGCGAGGAGGTTGTGGCCAAGGATGAAATCGCCAGGCTGAACACGGCGGTTCAGACTGCCCTGCGACAACTCAAGGGCATGCGTAGCGGCAGCCGGGTCGGTCGCCTGTTCGAAGGCCGCCGCTACCTCTATGAACTGCCCTGGTACATGATGGTTGGCGTGCCGGGGGCCGGCAAGACGACGGCGTTGCTGAACGCCGGACTGCAATTCCCTATCGCGGGTCAGATGAGTGCGGCGGCTCGCGCACGGGATGGCACCGAGCAGGCAGATTGGTGGTTCACCAATGAGGCGGTTCTGATCGACACGGCAGGCCGCTATACGGCGCAGGAAGCGGGTTCGGCGATCGACCCGGCAGAATGGAAGGGATTCCTCGGCCTGCTGCGAAAATATCGCGCCCGCGCCCCGATCAACGGCGCGCTGGTGACGATCAGCGTGGAGGACCTGCTTTGGCACTCCAAAGAGGAGCGGGTGATCGAAGCGGCCAGGATTCGGGCGCGCCTGGCCGAACTGCGCGAGGAACTGGGCATCCAGTTTCCTGTCTACGTGCTGGTGACCAAGGTCGATCAGCTTGCCGGCTTCACGGACTATTGCCAGTACCTGACCAGCGAAGGCCGTGCCCAGCCTTTGGGGTTCACCTTTCCGGTTGCGGGAAAGCGGCGGCGGGGACAGCCAGCAATCGATGTTGTTGCGCAGTGCCGTGAGGAGATGTGGGCGCTGGTGGAGCGGCTGGAAGCCGGGCAGGTCGGACGGCTGTATGAGGAGTTCGATCTGGCCCGACGCCGGGCGCTCTACGCGCTGAGCGACGAGTTCGCGAGCGTGACGGAGCCGCTTGTCGCGATGCTGGAGCAGGTATTCCTTGACTCGCGCTATGACGACACCGAGCGGAATTCCATGTTGCGCGGCGTGTATTTCACCAGTGCGGCGCAAACCGGGGAAGCGATCGTCGCGGATGCGAGCACCGTGATCCGGCGGGTGCGTGGCAACGGGAAGTCTGGCGCCCAGGACGCCGCCGTCGCGGAAAAGTCAACCGGCAACCGCAGCTACTTCCTGCAGGACGTCTTCAAGCGCATCATCGTGCCCGAGGCGCACCTGGTGAAGCCGAACCTGCGCTGGGAGTTCCGCTTCCGCCTGTTGCGCCTGTTTGGCCATGCGCTGGTGCTGGTCATTTCCCTGTGGCTAGCCGGAGCGCTCTATACGAGCTTTGGCGACAATCGCAGCTATCTGGCGGTGGTGCAGGAGAAAGCCAAGGCGCTGGCCGCCACGGTAACGGCGTTTTACAAGAAGCCGCAGCCTGATGCGATGCCGGAGGTGTTGGGAGCGGCCCGCGACCTGCCTGCCTACGCCGGCCTGGATCTGGTCAATCCTTCTGCTGATTGGCGCTATGGCCTGTACAGCGTGGTGCCGGTGCTGGGCGCCGCGACCTTGACCCATACCAGGTTGCAGGACAACCTGCTGGTGCCGTACCTGGTGCGCCGGGTCGAAGCGGTGCTGTCAACGGCGGTCAGTCAGCGCGACGCCAAGCAGGCCTACGACACGCTGCGGGTCTACCTGATGCTGCATGACAAGGACAAGTTCAACGCATCCGACGTGCGTAGCTGGGTGCGCAGCGACTGGGCGACGGGCAACGGGGCGGATGCCTTTGGTGGCCGCGTGGCGGTGCTGGAGCATCTGGACAGCCTGCTCGATGGCAGCCGGCCGGTCTTGTCGCCCTACGCAAAGAACGAGGCACTGATCCGCTCGGCGCGCGATTTCCTGGACAGCGATACCTCGGTCGAACGCCTGTATGACCGCGCCAAGGCGGCCATGATGGAAGAGGCACCGCAGGATTTCACGCTGGTGCGCGCGGTCGGTCCCCAGGCCGGCACGGTCTTTACCCGGGCCAGCGGCGAGCCGCTGGAGCGCGGTATTCCGGGGCTTTTTACCTATGCCGGCTACCACGACCTGTTCAATGTCCGTTTGCCGGAGTTTGTCGCCAGGGCGCAGGCGGTCGACATTTGGGTGATGGGGCGTGGAACAGGGCCTGGCGCTCAAAAAAAAACGGCTGACAATGCCGTCGGCCGGCTCACGGGCAATGATCCGCTCACGCGCGAGATCCGGCGCCTTTACCTGAGCGAATATGCCCGGAACTGGGAGAAGTTTCTGGGTGACATCCGGACCGTGACGGGAAGCAACCTGGCCTTTGACCTGGAGATCCTGCGCAACTTTGCCGCGCCGGATTCACCGCTTGCCCGGCTGGGCAGGGCCGCGGTGCAAGAAACGACGCTCAGCCGCACGCTCGAGCCCGAGGAAAAGTCCCTTGCGGAGAAGGCGTTGTCAGCGCTGGACAAGAAGGCCGACAAAGCCAGCGCACTGAGCGTGCGTGCCGAGGCCCGTCAGGAACGCGAGCTGGTCGATAACCGCTTCGCCGCGCTGCGCGAAGTGGTTACCGGCCAGGCCGACGCGGCGGCGCCAGGCGCGCGGGACACCGCCGGCAAGCCGCAACTGGATACGATTGCCGGCATCGTCAATGCTTACTACACCAGTCTGGTAGTGGCCAATAACGCGCTGAGCACCCGGAACCTGCCGCCGCCCGCGGATGCAGGCGAGCAGTTGCGCATGGAGGCGGCGAAGCTGCCGGCGCCCTTCAAGGCGGTGCTGACCGACCTGGTCGTGCAGGGCGCCAGGGACGTCAACAAGGGTGTTGGCGATATCCTGATTGCGCAGATGGACGCCGTCATCGGCGAGAGCTGCCGCGGCGCCATCGACGGCAAGTATCCGTTCACGCCGACGTCGATGCAGGACGTGGACCCGGAAGACTTTGCACGCGTCTTCGCCGCGGGCGGAGTGTTGGACGACTTTTTCCAGAAGGTGTTGGCGCCGCACGTGGATACCACCATCTCGCCTTGGCGCTACAAGCTGACCGCCCCCGACGTGCCGCCCGTGGCTGGCCCGAGTCTGGTGCCGTTCCAGCGCGCCAGGGAAATCCGGGAAGTGTTCTTCCGGGATCCGGGAGCGAAGAAGATGGCCTGGAAGGTCGACCTGAAGGTGGTGGAACTCGATCCCGAAATCGTCGAGCTGAACATGGACTTCGACGGACAGAGCCAGCGTTACGTGCACGGTCCGGTCATCCCGCTCAAGGTGACCTGGCCGGGACCGCGGGGCGGGCAAGGGGCCGAGATCACTGCCAGCCCCCGGATTCGTCCGGATACCTCGACGCTGGCCGCCAACGGCCCGTGGGCCCTGATGCGGGTGATTGCCAAGGGCAGGCTCGCCGGCTCCGCTAGCGCCAGCCACTTCATGGCCGAATATGACTTCGACGGCCGCAGGGCGAAGCTCGATATCAATACCGGCAGCCTCGCCAACCCCTGGACCACCGGGCTGCTGCAGGGCTTCCAGTGTCCCGGGAGATCCGGGTGA
- a CDS encoding acetate/propionate family kinase, whose translation MPAIHPAVHPVILVVNAGSSSVKVSVYAVPDAAHGNADINPVLSAHGQIEGIGVAPRLTARMVDGRVVADETFPQAQVADHDAAFRLVRLVLSVGLRDNPPVAIGHRVVHGGADYAQAVRIDDEVIAKLEALVPLAPLHQPHNLTAIRAVREAVPDLLQVACFDTAFHAGHDVLAQLMALPYAYYERGIRRYGFHGLSYEYIARRLRQVAPDLAEGRVIVAHLGNGASLCAMRDGRSVESTMGLTALDGLPMGTRCGSVDPGALLWLAQQGMKPAEIQTMLYQESGLKGLSGVSSDMRALLASDAPRARLALDFYAYRAAQEIGKLATTLGDLDALVFTAGIGANSPPVRARICEHLAGLFGIALDGGANGENSQRVSRDDSRVPVLVLPTDEEGMIALNTARILRECGQL comes from the coding sequence GTGCCCGCCATCCACCCCGCCGTGCATCCCGTCATCCTCGTTGTCAACGCCGGCTCATCCAGCGTCAAGGTCTCGGTCTACGCCGTGCCCGACGCCGCGCATGGCAATGCCGACATCAACCCGGTGCTGAGCGCGCACGGCCAGATCGAGGGCATCGGCGTGGCGCCGCGCCTGACCGCGCGCATGGTCGACGGGCGCGTGGTCGCCGACGAGACCTTCCCGCAGGCCCAGGTGGCCGACCACGACGCCGCCTTCCGCCTGGTGCGGCTGGTACTGAGCGTGGGCCTGCGCGACAACCCGCCGGTGGCGATCGGCCATCGCGTGGTGCATGGCGGTGCCGACTATGCGCAGGCCGTGCGCATCGACGACGAGGTGATCGCAAAGCTGGAAGCGCTGGTGCCGCTGGCACCGCTGCACCAGCCGCACAACCTGACTGCAATCCGCGCGGTGCGCGAGGCTGTGCCGGACCTGCTGCAGGTGGCCTGCTTCGACACCGCCTTCCATGCCGGCCACGACGTGCTGGCGCAGCTGATGGCGCTGCCCTACGCGTACTACGAGCGCGGCATCCGGCGCTATGGCTTCCACGGGCTGTCGTACGAGTACATCGCGCGCCGGCTGCGCCAGGTCGCGCCCGACCTGGCCGAGGGCCGCGTGATCGTGGCCCACCTGGGCAACGGCGCCAGCCTGTGCGCCATGCGCGACGGCCGCAGCGTGGAAAGCACCATGGGCCTGACCGCGCTCGACGGCCTGCCCATGGGCACGCGCTGCGGCTCGGTCGATCCCGGCGCGCTGCTGTGGCTGGCGCAGCAGGGCATGAAGCCGGCCGAGATCCAGACGATGCTGTACCAGGAATCCGGGCTGAAGGGACTGTCAGGCGTGAGCAGCGACATGCGCGCGCTGCTGGCCAGCGATGCGCCGCGCGCGCGGCTGGCGCTGGACTTCTACGCCTACCGCGCCGCGCAGGAGATCGGCAAGCTCGCCACCACGCTGGGCGACCTTGACGCGCTGGTGTTCACCGCGGGCATCGGCGCCAACTCGCCGCCGGTGCGCGCACGCATCTGCGAACACCTGGCGGGGCTGTTCGGCATCGCGCTCGACGGTGGCGCCAACGGCGAGAACAGCCAGCGCGTCAGCCGCGACGACAGCCGCGTGCCGGTGCTGGTGCTGCCGACCGATGAAGAAGGGATGATTGCGCTGAACACCGCCCGCATCCTGCGCGAATGCGGGCAGCTCTGA
- a CDS encoding transglycosylase domain-containing protein: MKRLWSAFIKLLVLAVIGGALLAAIAILAANRQLPSLDALTAFRHTPDYVPIGKIPRELTGAVVAIEDERFYVHDGIDYIGVVRAGVANLSDELSQGASTITMQVARNFYLSRDKTYTRKLYEVLLSYRIEKALTKDEILELYMNKIYLGQGAYGFADAARTYFGKRLDQLTLAECAMLAGLPKAPSANNPVANPRRARQRQVYILQRMLELGRISRGEYDGALLEPLRLR; the protein is encoded by the coding sequence ATGAAAAGACTCTGGTCCGCCTTCATCAAGCTGCTGGTGCTCGCCGTGATCGGCGGCGCGCTGCTGGCTGCCATCGCCATCCTGGCCGCCAACCGGCAGCTGCCGTCGCTCGACGCCCTCACCGCCTTCCGCCATACGCCCGACTACGTGCCCATCGGCAAGATCCCGCGCGAGCTGACCGGCGCCGTGGTGGCGATCGAGGATGAGCGCTTCTACGTGCATGACGGCATCGACTACATCGGCGTCGTCCGTGCCGGCGTTGCCAACCTGTCGGACGAGCTGTCGCAGGGGGCATCGACCATCACCATGCAGGTGGCACGCAATTTCTACCTGTCGCGGGACAAGACCTATACCCGCAAGCTGTACGAGGTGCTGCTTTCATACCGGATTGAAAAGGCGCTGACCAAGGACGAGATCCTGGAGTTGTACATGAACAAGATCTACCTGGGCCAGGGGGCGTACGGCTTTGCCGATGCGGCGCGGACTTACTTTGGCAAGCGGCTGGATCAGTTGACGCTGGCTGAGTGTGCGATGCTTGCCGGGCTCCCCAAGGCGCCGTCGGCTAATAATCCGGTGGCGAATCCGAGGCGGGCGCGGCAGCGGCAGGTTTATATCCTGCAGCGGATGCTGGAGCTTGGACGGATCTCGCGAGGAGAGTATGACGGGGCATTGCTGGAGCCGTTGAGGCTGAGGTAA
- the tssL gene encoding type VI secretion system protein TssL, long form has translation MSKPLVSSDPQLDSQAAQPAKAGDRASPRAAAEASSQNDARKSVEQRVEEISRKANPLLAAARPLLRALADMPTSLRQDQAAALKGILVGEAKDFQAVCERANIRREHVLAAQYCLCTALDEAANGMPWGRHTWANNSLLIQLHGENDGGEKVFQLLGRLASSAAEHMDVIEVIYHILSLGFLGRYAGHADGDRQLDAIRQRLLHLISAARESVPRDLSPHWRGADAGRLSLLRTVPVWVTASVLALAVFGQFAWYKYQLLFRTHDLEQQILAIGKATPPEPPKALRLAELLKDEIARGVISVQEDATRSAVTFRGDDMFGGGRAEVSDKVLPLLDKVAGEINKVSGKVTVVGHSDNVPIKTAKYPSNQVLSEERAATVTEYLASKGVAKNRLEAIGKGDSEPLTDNKTPAARARNRRVEIVVTP, from the coding sequence ATGAGCAAGCCACTTGTGTCGAGTGATCCCCAATTGGACTCGCAAGCAGCACAGCCTGCCAAGGCAGGAGATCGCGCGAGCCCACGCGCCGCAGCGGAGGCGAGCAGCCAGAACGACGCGCGCAAGTCCGTTGAGCAGCGGGTGGAAGAGATCAGCCGCAAGGCCAATCCCTTGCTTGCGGCAGCGCGGCCGCTGTTGCGCGCACTGGCCGACATGCCGACATCGCTGCGACAGGATCAGGCGGCTGCACTGAAGGGAATTCTGGTGGGGGAAGCGAAAGATTTTCAGGCAGTCTGCGAGCGCGCCAATATTCGGCGCGAGCACGTTCTGGCTGCACAGTATTGTCTGTGCACGGCGCTGGATGAGGCTGCCAATGGCATGCCATGGGGGCGCCATACCTGGGCGAACAACAGCTTGCTGATCCAGCTGCATGGCGAAAACGATGGCGGCGAGAAGGTGTTCCAGTTGTTGGGGCGGCTGGCGAGCTCCGCCGCAGAGCACATGGACGTGATCGAGGTGATCTATCACATCTTGTCACTCGGCTTCCTTGGCCGCTATGCTGGCCACGCCGATGGCGATCGCCAGCTCGACGCCATTCGGCAGCGGTTGTTGCACCTGATCAGCGCGGCACGCGAAAGCGTGCCGCGCGACCTGTCGCCACACTGGCGCGGCGCGGACGCCGGGCGCCTCAGCCTGCTTCGCACAGTGCCGGTGTGGGTCACGGCGTCGGTGCTGGCACTGGCGGTCTTTGGCCAGTTCGCCTGGTACAAGTACCAACTCTTGTTCCGCACCCACGATCTCGAACAGCAAATCCTCGCCATCGGCAAGGCAACACCGCCGGAGCCGCCCAAGGCGCTGCGCCTCGCCGAGTTGCTCAAGGATGAGATTGCGCGTGGGGTTATCAGCGTACAGGAGGATGCGACCCGCAGTGCCGTCACGTTCCGCGGGGATGACATGTTCGGCGGTGGCCGCGCCGAGGTCAGCGACAAGGTCCTGCCGTTGCTGGACAAGGTTGCCGGAGAAATCAACAAGGTATCCGGCAAGGTGACCGTGGTCGGCCACAGCGACAACGTTCCCATCAAGACGGCGAAGTACCCGTCAAACCAGGTGCTGTCGGAAGAGCGTGCTGCGACCGTGACAGAGTACCTGGCCAGCAAGGGCGTCGCAAAGAATCGGCTCGAAGCGATTGGCAAGGGCGATTCGGAGCCGCTTACCGACAACAAGACGCCAGCCGCCCGGGCAAGGAATCGCCGGGTCGAAATCGTTGTAACGCCGTAA
- a CDS encoding Ldh family oxidoreductase, whose amino-acid sequence MKISLTSARQLARDILAAQQVPADIADDVAEHLVESDRCGYISHGLSILPNYRTALDGHSVNPQGRAKCVLDQGTLMVFDGDGGFGQHVGKSVMQAAIERVRQHGHCIVTLRRSHHLGRMGHYGEMAAAAGFVLLSFTNVINRAPVVAPFGGRVARLTTNPLCFAGPMPNGRPPLVVDIATSAIAINKARVLAEKGEPAPEGSIIGADGNPTTDASTMFGEHPGALLPFGGHKGYALGVVAELLAGVLSGGGTIQPDNPRGGVATNNLFAVLLNPALDLGLDWQSAEVEAFVRYLHDTPPAPGVDRVQYPGEYEAANRAQASDTLNINPAIWRNLERLAQSLNVAVPTA is encoded by the coding sequence ATGAAGATCTCCCTCACCAGCGCCCGCCAGCTTGCCCGCGACATCCTCGCCGCGCAGCAGGTGCCCGCCGACATCGCTGACGACGTGGCCGAGCACCTGGTCGAATCCGACCGCTGCGGCTATATCAGCCACGGCCTGTCGATCCTGCCCAACTACCGCACCGCCCTCGACGGCCACAGCGTCAACCCGCAAGGCCGCGCCAAATGCGTGCTGGACCAGGGCACGCTGATGGTGTTCGACGGCGACGGCGGCTTCGGCCAGCACGTGGGCAAGTCCGTGATGCAAGCAGCGATCGAGCGCGTGCGCCAGCATGGCCACTGCATCGTCACTCTGCGCCGCTCGCACCATCTCGGCCGCATGGGCCACTACGGCGAGATGGCGGCCGCCGCCGGCTTTGTGCTGCTGAGCTTCACCAACGTGATCAACCGCGCGCCGGTGGTGGCGCCGTTCGGCGGCCGCGTGGCGCGGCTCACCACCAACCCGCTGTGTTTCGCCGGCCCGATGCCCAACGGGCGGCCGCCTCTGGTGGTGGACATCGCCACCAGCGCGATTGCCATCAACAAGGCCCGTGTGCTGGCCGAGAAAGGCGAGCCGGCGCCCGAAGGCAGCATCATCGGCGCCGACGGCAACCCCACCACCGACGCGTCAACCATGTTCGGCGAACACCCCGGCGCGCTGCTGCCCTTTGGCGGCCACAAGGGCTACGCACTGGGCGTTGTGGCCGAGCTGCTGGCGGGCGTGCTGTCCGGCGGCGGTACCATCCAGCCAGACAATCCGCGCGGCGGCGTGGCCACCAACAACCTGTTCGCGGTGCTGCTCAATCCCGCGCTGGACCTGGGCCTGGACTGGCAGAGCGCCGAGGTCGAGGCGTTCGTGCGCTACCTGCACGACACACCGCCGGCGCCGGGCGTCGACCGCGTGCAGTACCCCGGCGAGTACGAGGCCGCCAACCGGGCGCAGGCCAGCGACACGCTAAACATCAACCCGGCCATCTGGCGCAATCTTGAGCGCCTGGCGCAGTCGCTCAACGTGGCCGTCCCCACGGCCTGA
- a CDS encoding DASS family sodium-coupled anion symporter has protein sequence MTDTSASPPSAPSAPSAPSAAAAQAVVPAPKLTLHWGLFAAVAALLVVLAIPQPEGLTVAGQRMLAILAFAIVVWITEAVSYETSAIMITSLMAGLIGFAPTVNDPSVQYGTSKALGMALAGFSNTALALVAAALFISAAMTVTGLDRRIALVTLSAIGTSTRRILIGTIAVTIALSLVVPSATARSACVVPIMMGVIAAFGVDKKSNIAAGIMITVAQATSIWNVGIQTAAAQNLLTVGFMDKLLGERITWLQWLIAGAPWAIAMSVVLYFLVRLLLPAETDAIPGGKEAVQRELSALGPMSAPQKRLAAVSLGLLLFWATEGKLHSFDTATVTFVGLVILMMPRIGVMDWKTMQQRTPWGTLIVFGVGISLGTALLSTNAGQWLGQFVVTHSGLAAHGALLVFAILSAFLILIHLGFASATALTAALLPILIAVLQTLPGDINRVGMTMLLGFTVSFGFILPINAPQNMVCLGTETFNGRQFARIGIPVTIIGYAMMLLFAATYWRWLGWV, from the coding sequence ATGACAGATACTTCCGCCTCCCCCCCTTCCGCCCCTTCCGCCCCTTCCGCCCCTTCCGCCGCGGCTGCACAGGCTGTCGTGCCGGCGCCGAAACTCACGCTGCACTGGGGCCTGTTCGCCGCCGTTGCTGCGCTGCTGGTGGTGCTGGCGATCCCGCAGCCCGAGGGGCTGACCGTCGCCGGCCAGCGCATGCTGGCGATCCTCGCCTTCGCCATCGTGGTGTGGATCACCGAGGCGGTGTCATATGAGACCAGCGCCATCATGATCACCTCGCTGATGGCGGGGCTGATCGGCTTTGCGCCGACCGTCAACGACCCCTCGGTGCAGTACGGCACCTCGAAGGCGCTCGGCATGGCGCTGGCGGGGTTCTCCAACACCGCGCTGGCACTGGTCGCCGCGGCGCTGTTCATCTCCGCGGCGATGACCGTGACCGGGCTGGACCGGCGCATCGCGCTGGTGACGCTGTCTGCCATTGGCACCAGCACGCGCCGCATCCTGATCGGCACGATCGCCGTCACCATCGCGCTGAGCCTGGTGGTGCCCAGCGCCACCGCGCGCAGTGCCTGCGTGGTGCCGATCATGATGGGCGTGATTGCAGCGTTCGGCGTCGACAAGAAGTCCAACATCGCCGCCGGCATCATGATCACGGTGGCGCAGGCCACCAGCATCTGGAACGTCGGCATCCAGACCGCCGCGGCGCAGAACCTGCTGACGGTGGGCTTCATGGACAAGCTGCTGGGCGAGCGCATCACCTGGCTGCAATGGCTGATCGCGGGCGCGCCATGGGCCATCGCAATGTCGGTGGTGCTGTATTTCCTGGTGCGCTTGCTGCTGCCCGCCGAAACCGACGCCATCCCCGGCGGCAAGGAAGCCGTGCAGCGCGAGCTGTCGGCCCTCGGCCCCATGAGCGCGCCGCAGAAGCGGCTGGCCGCGGTATCGCTGGGCCTGCTGCTGTTCTGGGCCACCGAAGGCAAGCTGCACAGCTTCGATACCGCCACCGTGACCTTCGTCGGCCTGGTGATCCTGATGATGCCGCGCATCGGCGTGATGGACTGGAAGACCATGCAGCAACGCACGCCGTGGGGCACGCTGATCGTGTTCGGCGTCGGCATCAGCCTGGGCACGGCGCTGCTGTCCACCAACGCCGGCCAGTGGCTGGGGCAGTTCGTGGTCACGCATTCCGGACTGGCGGCGCACGGCGCGCTGCTGGTGTTTGCGATCCTGTCGGCCTTCCTGATCCTGATCCACCTGGGCTTTGCCAGCGCCACCGCGCTGACCGCGGCACTGCTGCCGATCCTGATCGCGGTGCTGCAGACACTGCCCGGCGACATCAACCGCGTGGGCATGACCATGCTGCTGGGCTTTACCGTCAGCTTCGGCTTTATCCTGCCGATCAACGCGCCGCAGAACATGGTGTGCCTGGGCACGGAAACCTTCAACGGCCGCCAGTTCGCGCGCATCGGCATCCCCGTGACGATCATCGGCTACGCCATGATGCTGCTGTTCGCAGCCACCTACTGGCGCTGGCTGGGCTGGGTCTGA
- a CDS encoding tyrosine-protein phosphatase: MIKWLQRAGCLSAHAVVPQAPAAASVQGRHDLAFDTISNARDLGGLAGAGGRRVRQGRLYRSGNPALASAADLERLQTLGLDMVVDFRSPGEKSPEEAAFGQRFHWVAAPVLEGSMAMDVLMPRLRASTPAQMDAFMLEVYGDFPVRYREAFAGFMRTAQGGKTLLFHCTAGKDRTGFAALLLLAALGVAQDDILANYLESNQRNAQFNQTALARMAGLGVAPAVMTPLLEVRASYLDASMRAIDAGWGSVDNYLRDALEVDVAQLRGHYLAG; the protein is encoded by the coding sequence ATGATCAAGTGGCTTCAACGCGCAGGATGCCTGTCCGCCCATGCCGTCGTGCCGCAGGCTCCGGCCGCGGCCAGCGTGCAGGGCCGGCATGACCTGGCATTCGACACCATCAGCAATGCGCGCGACCTGGGCGGCCTGGCCGGCGCGGGCGGACGCCGCGTGCGCCAGGGGCGCCTGTACCGCAGCGGCAACCCCGCGCTGGCCAGCGCGGCGGACCTGGAGCGGCTGCAGACGCTCGGGCTCGACATGGTGGTGGATTTCCGTTCGCCCGGCGAGAAGTCGCCTGAAGAGGCCGCCTTCGGCCAGCGCTTCCACTGGGTGGCGGCGCCGGTGCTGGAGGGCAGCATGGCGATGGATGTGCTGATGCCGCGCCTGCGCGCCAGCACGCCGGCACAGATGGATGCCTTCATGCTGGAGGTCTACGGCGACTTCCCGGTGCGCTACCGCGAGGCCTTTGCCGGCTTCATGCGTACCGCGCAAGGCGGCAAGACGCTGCTGTTCCACTGCACCGCCGGCAAGGACCGCACCGGCTTTGCCGCACTGCTGTTGCTGGCGGCGCTGGGCGTGGCGCAGGACGATATCCTGGCCAACTACCTGGAGTCGAACCAGCGCAATGCGCAGTTCAACCAGACTGCGCTGGCGCGCATGGCCGGGCTTGGCGTGGCCCCCGCGGTGATGACGCCGCTGCTGGAAGTCCGCGCCAGCTATCTCGATGCGTCGATGCGGGCCATCGACGCGGGCTGGGGCAGCGTCGACAACTACCTGCGCGACGCGCTCGAAGTGGACGTCGCGCAGCTGCGCGGGCACTACCTGGCAGGCTGA